CCCAGTCACCTCCCTGCAAAATAAACAGGCCGCCATAAGCGATCAGGTCACCGCTTGGCAGACATTAAACACCAAGCTGCTTACGCTCAACACCGCGGTGCATAACCTGAATACGAACCAGAAATTCCGCGGCACCAATGGCACCTTCACGAACAGCATTTCGGGGGGGGGCAACATCGTGAACATGTCCACCACCGGCAACGCGGGGAGCGGCACTTATAGTTTTGCCGTCAACAACCTGGCGGCACAGCACAAAATGCAAAGCGCCACCGGATACAGCTCCGCCACCGCCTCCGCCGGCATCAGCGGCATGACCATTACTAAAGGGGGCGTCAGCCAGTCATTCACCCAAAGTTCCCTGCAAGACCTCAGCAGCGCCATAAACTCTTCATCGCTGGGTATTACCGCCAGCATCGTGAATGGCGGCAGCAGCGACGCACCGAGCTACCGGATGCTCCTCACCAGCAACGATACCGGCGCCAACCAATCATTCACGGTTTCCACGGTGCCGGGACAGAACGGTTTGGGCCCTGACCCGAACCCGTTGACCTTCACCACCACCCAGACGGCGCGGGACGCCTCGATAACGCTGGATGGCCTTACCGTTACCCGCGCCTCCAACACGGTCAACGACCTGTTGCCGGGCATGAGCCTTTCGCTCATCGGCACCGGCAGCGGCGAGATAACGCTGGCGAGCGACAACGCCACCATCGTTAAAAACATACAGTCCTTCGCCACCGCCTACAACGACGTGATGGATTTTACCCACGCCCAGATGGCCTATACGAAGGGCCAGAGCACCCAGCCGCTCTTCGGCAACAGCACGCTGCTGAACATCCAACAGGGGCTGAACAGTATCGTCAGCGGCCCCGTTGACGGTCTTCCATCCGACAATGGCTACACCTCGCTTAGCCAGGTGGGCGTTACCACCGATGTCAACAACCGTTTGAACGTGGATACCGCCAAGCTCACCCAGGCGCTTAGCGGCAATGCCACCGGCGTGCGCCGCCTCTTCACGCCGAATGCGCAGGGGACATATACATACGTGTACGCCACGGGCGCCACCGTATCCGGCGTCTACGATACCCAGGTTACCAGCGACGCAAACGGCCAGCCGGTGATGCAGATGCGCCGCCAGGGCACCTCGAACTGGATCACCATGACCCAGAGCGGCAATACCTTCGATGGCCCCGCCGGGGGCGACTTGGCGGGTTTCGCCATGGAAGCCAACAACATCCATGCCGGTGATACCGGCACCATGAACGTCTCCGTCGGCATCGCCGAAAAACTTTCCTACCGCACCGGCTTTTACACGGAATACTCATCGCAGGGAGCCATCTACAACGAACAGACCTCCCTCACCAAGAGAAACGACGACTACCAGAAGCAAATCGACACCCTCAATATGCGGATCAAGAAAAAGTCGGACGACCTCACCGCGAAATACGCGCGGCTCGAAAGCCTCCTGGCGACGCTCAAAGGCCAAAGCAGCTATCTGTCACAACAGCTTTCCACCCTGCCGAGCACGATGCAAGGCCGGGTTGCCCAAAGAATGAGATAAGGAGAAGCGGGATATGGTAAACAGACAGGTGATGGCCTACAAAACGGCGGAAGTGGGCACCGCCAGCAAACTTAAGCTGGTTATCATGATGTACGATGGAGCGATCCGCTTCCTCAACGAATGCAAAAAGCGGATCGACGCGGGCGATATCGCCGGCCGCGGGCTCTACATAT
This portion of the Nitrospinota bacterium genome encodes:
- the fliD gene encoding flagellar filament capping protein FliD encodes the protein MAITPTSSGAAPIQITGLISGLDSTSIVQKLVELEKAPVTSLQNKQAAISDQVTAWQTLNTKLLTLNTAVHNLNTNQKFRGTNGTFTNSISGGGNIVNMSTTGNAGSGTYSFAVNNLAAQHKMQSATGYSSATASAGISGMTITKGGVSQSFTQSSLQDLSSAINSSSLGITASIVNGGSSDAPSYRMLLTSNDTGANQSFTVSTVPGQNGLGPDPNPLTFTTTQTARDASITLDGLTVTRASNTVNDLLPGMSLSLIGTGSGEITLASDNATIVKNIQSFATAYNDVMDFTHAQMAYTKGQSTQPLFGNSTLLNIQQGLNSIVSGPVDGLPSDNGYTSLSQVGVTTDVNNRLNVDTAKLTQALSGNATGVRRLFTPNAQGTYTYVYATGATVSGVYDTQVTSDANGQPVMQMRRQGTSNWITMTQSGNTFDGPAGGDLAGFAMEANNIHAGDTGTMNVSVGIAEKLSYRTGFYTEYSSQGAIYNEQTSLTKRNDDYQKQIDTLNMRIKKKSDDLTAKYARLESLLATLKGQSSYLSQQLSTLPSTMQGRVAQRMR